The following proteins are encoded in a genomic region of Thiomonas sp. X19:
- a CDS encoding ATP-binding protein — MAAGGFPAALARGTSRRRTAWYRDYVETLVQRDVRDLARIAALDALPRLMAMAAGQTARLLNVTDLAAPFQLSRPTIREYVSLLQRIFLLEELPPWHSNRLSRLIKTPKLHLGDTGLACALLGVDAQGLWDDRRLFGQLLETFVYQELRRQASWAGERSAFFHFRDKDGVEVDIVVEQGQKLVGLEVKAASTVTAADFKGLRKLQDAVGARLIAGVVLYDGEAVLPFGPGLHALPISVLWEAVGPG; from the coding sequence GTGGCCGCTGGAGGTTTCCCCGCTGCGCTTGCGCGTGGCACCTCACGGCGTCGCACCGCCTGGTACCGCGACTATGTCGAGACCCTGGTGCAACGCGATGTGCGCGACCTGGCACGCATCGCCGCGCTGGACGCCTTGCCCCGTCTGATGGCCATGGCCGCGGGACAAACGGCGCGTCTGCTCAACGTCACCGACCTCGCCGCGCCGTTCCAGCTCAGCCGCCCGACCATCCGCGAGTATGTGTCCTTGCTGCAGCGCATCTTCCTGTTGGAAGAACTGCCCCCCTGGCACAGCAACCGCCTGAGCCGTCTGATCAAGACTCCCAAACTGCACCTGGGCGACACGGGTCTGGCCTGTGCCCTGCTCGGTGTCGACGCCCAGGGCTTGTGGGACGATCGTCGACTGTTCGGACAATTGCTCGAAACCTTCGTTTACCAGGAGTTGCGCCGCCAGGCCAGTTGGGCCGGGGAGCGCAGCGCCTTCTTTCACTTCCGCGACAAGGACGGCGTCGAAGTCGACATCGTCGTCGAGCAAGGACAGAAGCTCGTCGGTCTCGAGGTCAAGGCCGCATCGACGGTGACGGCAGCCGATTTCAAGGGTTTGCGCAAACTCCAGGACGCCGTTGGCGCACGCTTGATTGCGGGCGTGGTGCTGTATGACGGCGAGGCCGTTCTGCCCTTCGGGCCCGGCCTGCATGCCCTGCCGATCAGCGTCTTGTGGGAGGCGGTAGGGCCCGGTTGA
- a CDS encoding IS3 family transposase (programmed frameshift), giving the protein MTKTIRRARYTLEFKQEAVRLVEGGQSIAAAARTLGVVDQTLFNWVKAHRQGKLTGADSKVVSAEQMEISRLRAELARVKMERDILGKSDGVLRQGSEVKYAFIQRHRRVWPISVQCRVLGVSVAGYHEHFARRANAAQRRHLSDDALLVHILAIHAETRGGYGWPRTWKELLARGIRVGKQRVQKLMQRHGIRAKGKRRFKVTTDSNHDLPIAPNLLDRQFNVAEPDKVWAGDITYIATDEGWLFLAVVIDLFSRQVIGWSLRQDMTRDIVIDALRMAWFKRHPSKQAGLIFHSDRGSQYAAKDYRDALTEYGITASMSRRGNCWDNACSETLFGSLKVERLHGQRFKTRRQAMDEVVAWMLWYNRTRLHSTLAYVSPMRFEENWLANQPRHASA; this is encoded by the exons ATGACGAAGACGATAAGGCGGGCGCGGTACACGCTGGAGTTCAAGCAGGAGGCGGTGCGCCTGGTCGAAGGCGGCCAGAGCATCGCGGCGGCGGCGCGCACGCTGGGCGTGGTGGACCAGACGCTGTTCAACTGGGTCAAGGCCCACCGGCAGGGCAAGCTTACCGGTGCCGACAGCAAGGTCGTGAGCGCCGAGCAGATGGAGATCAGCCGGCTGCGGGCCGAGCTGGCGCGCGTGAAGATGGAGCGCGACATCCTGG GGAAAAGCGACGGCGTACTTCGCCAAGGCAGCGAAGTGAAGTACGCCTTCATCCAACGTCACCGCCGTGTGTGGCCGATCTCGGTGCAGTGCCGGGTGCTTGGTGTCAGCGTGGCCGGCTACCACGAGCACTTCGCTCGCCGTGCCAACGCTGCCCAGCGTCGCCACCTGAGCGACGATGCGCTGCTGGTGCACATCTTGGCCATTCATGCCGAGACGCGCGGCGGCTACGGCTGGCCACGCACGTGGAAGGAACTGCTGGCCAGGGGCATCCGGGTGGGCAAGCAGCGGGTTCAGAAACTCATGCAACGGCATGGCATACGCGCCAAGGGCAAGCGCCGCTTCAAGGTCACGACAGACAGCAACCATGACCTGCCGATCGCACCCAACCTGCTCGACCGACAATTCAACGTGGCCGAGCCCGACAAGGTCTGGGCGGGCGACATCACGTACATCGCCACCGACGAAGGGTGGCTGTTCCTGGCCGTGGTCATCGACTTGTTCAGTCGTCAAGTCATCGGCTGGAGCCTGCGCCAGGACATGACGCGCGACATCGTCATCGACGCCTTGCGCATGGCGTGGTTCAAGCGCCATCCGAGCAAGCAGGCCGGGCTGATCTTCCATAGCGACCGCGGCAGCCAATACGCTGCCAAGGACTACCGTGATGCGCTGACCGAATACGGCATCACCGCGTCGATGAGCCGTCGCGGCAACTGTTGGGACAACGCCTGCAGCGAGACGCTGTTCGGCTCGTTGAAGGTAGAGCGGCTACACGGGCAACGCTTCAAGACCCGGCGCCAGGCCATGGACGAAGTCGTCGCCTGGATGCTCTGGTACAACCGCACCCGACTGCACTCGACGCTGGCCTATGTCAGCCCGATGCGGTTCGAAGAAAACTGGCTCGCCAACCAACCCCGGCACGCCAGTGCATGA
- a CDS encoding ATP-binding protein, with product MTASPGTGKTELCRTLAAALDCELLEVSTADEDGDPIGGEQRLRAWRAAQRFLAQRRALILFDEIEDVFTSQTEGDVTGLFALHSPNPGKHRKGWIHRALETNPVPTFWVTNAVEEMDAALIRRFDLVLELPVPPRQVRDSIARASVGALVGAETLAALAASAVLAPAVLTRAADVVRQVGAGLDPAQRDAALLALVNHTLRAQGHTAVMACDPQRLPCTYDPRLVHADVDLQAIARGIAHASNTGGVRLCLYGLPGTGKSAYARWLAEQLGLPLQLWRASDLLAKWLGASERLVARAFRQAQADGAVLLIDELDGLLQDRRGAAQAWEVTLVNELLTQMESFPGVFIATTNRLEGLDPAALRRFDLKLQFRALRPEQAWALLGSHCAALGLGVPEEGLRQDLRALASLTPGDFATVARRHRLQPLRSAQDFVIALRTECGFKPGGVGAGTMGFV from the coding sequence GTGACTGCTTCGCCCGGAACGGGCAAGACCGAACTGTGCCGCACGCTGGCCGCGGCCCTGGATTGCGAGCTGCTGGAGGTGAGCACGGCGGACGAGGACGGCGATCCGATCGGCGGGGAGCAGCGGCTGCGGGCCTGGCGGGCGGCGCAGCGTTTCCTGGCGCAGCGCCGGGCGCTGATCCTGTTCGACGAGATCGAGGATGTGTTCACCAGCCAGACCGAGGGCGATGTCACGGGCTTGTTCGCCCTGCACAGTCCCAACCCGGGCAAGCACCGCAAGGGCTGGATCCACCGGGCGCTGGAGACCAACCCGGTGCCCACCTTCTGGGTGACGAACGCCGTGGAGGAGATGGACGCCGCGCTGATCCGGCGTTTCGATCTGGTGCTGGAGTTGCCGGTGCCGCCACGACAGGTGCGCGACTCCATCGCCCGGGCCAGTGTGGGAGCGCTGGTGGGGGCCGAGACCTTGGCGGCCCTGGCGGCCAGCGCGGTGCTGGCGCCAGCCGTGCTGACGCGGGCGGCGGATGTGGTGCGGCAGGTCGGCGCAGGGCTGGATCCCGCGCAACGCGATGCGGCTTTGCTCGCCCTGGTCAATCACACCCTGCGGGCCCAGGGCCACACTGCCGTCATGGCCTGCGATCCCCAGCGTTTGCCTTGCACCTACGATCCGCGGCTGGTCCATGCCGACGTGGATTTGCAGGCCATTGCCCGGGGCATCGCCCACGCCTCCAACACCGGGGGCGTCAGGCTGTGCCTCTACGGCCTGCCCGGCACGGGCAAGTCAGCGTACGCGCGCTGGCTGGCGGAGCAACTGGGGCTGCCGCTGCAGCTCTGGCGGGCGTCGGACCTGCTCGCCAAGTGGCTGGGGGCGAGTGAACGGCTGGTGGCGCGGGCGTTTCGTCAAGCGCAGGCGGATGGGGCGGTGCTGCTGATCGATGAGCTCGATGGACTGCTGCAGGATCGGCGCGGCGCGGCGCAGGCCTGGGAGGTGACGTTGGTGAACGAGCTGTTGACGCAGATGGAGAGCTTCCCCGGCGTGTTCATCGCCACGACGAATCGCCTGGAGGGGCTGGACCCGGCGGCGCTGCGGCGCTTTGATCTGAAGCTGCAGTTCCGGGCCTTGCGGCCGGAGCAGGCCTGGGCTTTGCTGGGCAGTCATTGCGCGGCCCTGGGACTTGGGGTGCCGGAAGAAGGGCTGCGGCAAGACCTTCGGGCGCTGGCGTCGCTGACGCCGGGGGACTTCGCCACGGTGGCGCGGCGGCATCGATTGCAGCCCCTGCGCAGCGCGCAGGACTTCGTCATCGCGCTGCGAACGGAATGCGGCTTCAAGCCGGGTGGGGTGGGAGCTGGAACCATGGGGTTTGTGTGA
- a CDS encoding tyrosine-type recombinase/integrase codes for MASIGKHGDGWRAQVFVKGKRATRVFRTQREAKAWADKAEAEFRAPPKTPASTRTLRDLLERYRDEVTPKKETSRTETNRINAFLRDFPELADKLLQNLDTPDLAVWRDKRLSEVKSGTVHRDITWLRAAINKARLEWRWLDTKPFDGLEIPADSPERESVWGWRNIRAMFDNVGYRPGRKPQNATQEAIFAFHVALRTGMRSGEVLQLGARTLDVGRRVAVVEHKTQRYTGKPRRVPLLSPAVRLLKPFAVQERIFTIDDADRDALFRKVRDRLMLKHLDFHDSRATALTHMSRKVPVQVLSRISGHKDIRILVNRYYRESAEDIAKRFA; via the coding sequence ATGGCAAGCATCGGCAAGCACGGGGATGGATGGCGCGCCCAAGTGTTCGTCAAGGGCAAGCGGGCAACGCGCGTGTTCAGAACGCAGCGCGAAGCCAAGGCCTGGGCGGACAAGGCCGAGGCTGAGTTTCGCGCGCCGCCAAAGACCCCTGCCTCAACCCGTACGCTGCGCGATCTCCTGGAGCGCTACCGCGACGAGGTCACCCCCAAGAAAGAGACAAGTCGCACCGAAACAAACCGGATCAACGCGTTCTTGCGTGACTTCCCAGAACTCGCCGACAAACTCCTGCAGAACCTGGATACACCGGATTTAGCGGTCTGGCGCGACAAGCGTCTAAGTGAGGTCAAGAGCGGGACCGTGCATCGTGACATCACCTGGCTGCGCGCGGCAATCAACAAAGCGCGTCTGGAATGGCGCTGGCTTGACACCAAACCGTTCGATGGCCTTGAAATCCCAGCCGACAGCCCTGAGCGTGAATCGGTATGGGGCTGGCGGAACATTCGCGCGATGTTCGACAATGTTGGCTACCGTCCTGGGCGCAAACCTCAGAATGCAACGCAAGAAGCAATCTTCGCCTTTCATGTCGCCTTGCGTACTGGAATGCGTAGCGGTGAAGTGTTGCAACTCGGCGCGCGCACGCTGGACGTTGGGAGGCGCGTCGCAGTTGTCGAGCATAAGACGCAGCGATACACCGGCAAGCCGCGACGCGTACCCCTGCTCTCGCCTGCCGTACGGCTCCTGAAGCCCTTCGCAGTGCAAGAACGAATCTTCACCATTGATGACGCAGACCGTGATGCATTATTCCGAAAAGTGCGCGATCGGCTGATGCTCAAGCATCTGGACTTCCACGACAGCCGTGCAACGGCCCTGACACACATGTCGCGCAAAGTACCCGTGCAGGTGTTGTCTCGCATCAGTGGGCATAAGGATATTCGCATTCTGGTCAACCGCTATTACCGAGAATCTGCAGAGGACATCGCCAAACGGTTCGCATAG
- the rnr gene encoding ribonuclease R has translation MIVEGIVQGHRDGYGLVVSEQGAQDVYLAPQQMRSVMHLDRVRVKIVRQDKRGRPEGQVIEILERSRRPVIGRLLHENGIWLLAPEDKRYAQDILIPASSIGAAKVGQVVSVEISEPASPYSQPMGKVTEVLGALHDPGMEIEIAVRKYGVPHRFSAETEKQAAALPGHVREKDREGRYDLTDVPLVTIDGEDARDFDDAVYSEPVRIGREDGFRLIVAIADVSHYVKPGDPLDFDALDRATSVYFPRRVIPMLPEKLSNGLCSLNPKVERLCMVSDMLINSQGELKAYQFYPAVMRSQARFTYTEVAAILENTRGPEAQANAALVPHLLHLYDVYTALLKARRLRGAIDLEVPETQIVCDASGRIEKIALRTRNEAHRLIEECMLAANVSAADFLERNKHPGLYRVHEGPTPEKLALLRSFLKTLGIAAHIGDDPEPSDYQQLSDAARDRPDAAQINALMLRSMQQAIYTPHNSGHFGLAYTAYAHFTSPIRRYPDLLTHRAIKAILAGGKYKLQPPESLVLSLPSVQSKSKAAQAKLKAGEDVVPKRTKTSSADVMVWEAVGQHCSANERRADEATRDVESWLKCWYMRDKLGEEFVGAITAVTSFGIFVQLTSLFVEGLIHISELGAEYFRFDEARNELRGERTGKRYGLGDRVLVQVSRVDLDGRKIDFRMVADPLHPAGAPSTANGSGSRRRGRLEAMLAPLDTPMDDSDSSLFVPHAAMELAPSSSKRKRGGGAMQSQSAPADESATRKAPKAKSAAASKGQGATAGKPAGRKASAAGKPSPAKKRSRTN, from the coding sequence GTGATTGTCGAAGGCATTGTTCAAGGCCATCGCGACGGCTATGGCCTCGTGGTTTCGGAGCAGGGTGCGCAGGATGTTTATCTGGCGCCGCAGCAAATGCGCTCGGTCATGCATCTCGACCGGGTGCGGGTGAAGATCGTGCGGCAGGACAAACGCGGCCGGCCCGAAGGGCAGGTGATCGAAATTCTCGAGCGTTCACGTCGGCCGGTGATCGGGCGGCTGTTGCACGAAAACGGCATTTGGCTGTTGGCCCCGGAGGATAAGCGCTATGCGCAAGACATCCTGATTCCGGCCAGCAGCATCGGCGCTGCCAAGGTGGGGCAGGTGGTGAGTGTCGAGATTTCCGAGCCGGCTTCACCCTATAGCCAACCCATGGGCAAGGTGACCGAGGTGCTTGGCGCCTTGCACGATCCCGGCATGGAAATTGAAATCGCGGTGCGCAAGTATGGCGTGCCGCATCGCTTCAGCGCCGAGACGGAGAAGCAGGCCGCGGCCTTGCCCGGGCATGTGCGCGAGAAGGATCGCGAAGGCCGCTACGACCTCACCGACGTGCCGCTGGTGACCATCGATGGCGAGGATGCGCGCGACTTCGACGATGCGGTCTACAGCGAACCGGTCCGCATCGGCCGCGAAGACGGCTTTCGCCTCATCGTCGCCATCGCCGACGTGTCGCACTACGTGAAGCCGGGGGATCCGCTCGATTTCGACGCGCTGGACCGCGCCACCTCCGTGTACTTCCCGCGCCGCGTCATCCCGATGCTGCCGGAGAAACTGTCCAACGGCCTGTGCTCGCTCAACCCCAAGGTCGAGCGGCTGTGCATGGTGAGCGACATGCTCATCAACAGCCAGGGCGAACTCAAGGCTTACCAGTTCTATCCGGCCGTGATGCGCTCGCAGGCGCGCTTCACCTATACCGAAGTGGCGGCGATTCTGGAGAACACGCGCGGGCCGGAGGCCCAGGCGAATGCCGCGCTGGTGCCGCATCTGCTGCACCTGTACGACGTGTATACCGCCTTGCTCAAGGCGCGTCGCCTGCGTGGCGCGATCGACCTCGAAGTGCCGGAAACCCAGATCGTGTGCGATGCCAGCGGGCGCATCGAGAAAATCGCGCTGCGCACCCGCAATGAGGCGCACCGGCTGATCGAAGAGTGCATGTTGGCGGCCAACGTCAGCGCGGCCGATTTTCTGGAGCGCAACAAGCACCCCGGCCTCTACCGCGTGCACGAAGGGCCGACGCCCGAGAAGCTCGCGCTGCTGCGCAGTTTTCTCAAGACCCTGGGCATTGCCGCGCATATCGGCGACGACCCGGAACCCTCCGACTACCAGCAGCTCTCGGATGCCGCACGCGACCGTCCGGATGCCGCGCAGATCAACGCGCTCATGCTGCGCTCCATGCAGCAAGCCATTTACACGCCGCACAACAGCGGGCATTTCGGTCTGGCCTACACCGCCTATGCCCACTTCACCAGTCCCATCCGGCGTTACCCCGACCTGCTCACGCACCGCGCCATCAAGGCCATTCTGGCCGGCGGCAAGTACAAGCTGCAACCGCCCGAAAGCCTGGTGTTGTCGCTGCCCAGCGTGCAGTCCAAATCCAAGGCGGCGCAGGCGAAGCTCAAGGCGGGCGAGGATGTCGTGCCCAAGCGCACCAAGACCTCATCGGCCGACGTCATGGTGTGGGAGGCCGTGGGCCAGCATTGCTCGGCCAACGAGCGTCGGGCCGACGAGGCCACGCGCGACGTGGAGAGCTGGCTCAAGTGCTGGTATATGCGCGACAAGCTCGGCGAGGAATTCGTCGGCGCCATCACCGCGGTCACCAGCTTCGGGATTTTCGTGCAGCTCACCAGCCTGTTCGTCGAGGGGTTGATTCACATTTCCGAGCTCGGCGCCGAGTATTTTCGTTTCGACGAAGCCCGCAACGAGCTGCGCGGCGAGCGTACCGGCAAGCGCTACGGCCTGGGCGACCGCGTGCTGGTGCAGGTCAGCCGCGTCGATCTGGATGGCCGCAAGATCGACTTCCGCATGGTGGCCGATCCCCTGCATCCGGCCGGCGCCCCCAGCACTGCCAACGGTTCGGGCTCACGCCGCCGAGGCCGCCTCGAAGCCATGCTCGCACCGCTGGATACGCCCATGGACGACAGCGACAGCAGCTTGTTCGTGCCCCATGCGGCCATGGAGCTTGCGCCCTCTTCATCCAAGCGCAAGCGCGGCGGCGGGGCGATGCAAAGCCAGTCGGCGCCTGCCGACGAGTCGGCGACGAGGAAAGCACCCAAGGCCAAGTCGGCAGCGGCATCGAAGGGGCAGGGCGCGACAGCCGGCAAGCCAGCGGGCCGCAAGGCTTCTGCGGCAGGAAAGCCATCTCCAGCCAAGAAGCGCAGCCGCACGAACTGA